The following nucleotide sequence is from Aedes aegypti strain LVP_AGWG chromosome 3, AaegL5.0 Primary Assembly, whole genome shotgun sequence.
TTCTAGAAACTCGATGAACTCTAGATGTTTGGCCGCCAGGGAGCGGGCGTTCCAATTAGCAACCTTGACGTTGAACGTTGAAGCTGAGGAACATCTGCATCATCTGCATCATCATTTTCTGCATCTCAGCAACGAGAGCGGCGAGATGTGCAATCGTGCTGGACACAGATGTTGGAAGGGCCTCCGGTTGCGGGAAGCCTTGGTTGACTGGTTCTGAGCCACCATTCGGATTGCCCCACCTGAATCCGGGCGGGATGCCACCAGGGGGAGCTCTTGGCGGCGAACGTGAACGTTGCCAACCGGAGGATGACATCGGTGGAGGTAGCTCGGGAAACTCGTCGAGGTTGATGAGgtttggcttcttcttcttctgctgatTCGGCTGGTTCCTTGTTGTTGCTTGCTTCCGGATTCGTTGGTATTCCTCGAGCTTCGGGCACCGCTTGTCGGTCGACATGTGCTGTCCAGAACAGTTGGCACATCTGAACTCACAAGCACCCTCGAGAACGCAGTTTTCGGTCCAATGCTCCTGGGAACAGAAGTTGCACCTTGGCTTCAAGTTGCAGTTGCGGGTGCCATGGCCAAAGTTGAGGCACCGCATGCACTGCGTCACGCTGCGATTTGGTCCACGGTACGCTTCCCACTTGACAATGCAGTCGTTGAGGGTGCGCACTGCTTTCAGTGCTCCGAGAGTGGCACTTCCCTTCGCGAAATGTACCAGGTACAGGCAATCGCGATACTTCGTCGACGAGGTTGCCGCCCTCCTGTTGATGTTGAAGACAGCCAGCGGTTGTAGCTTGTACACATCCTTCAACTCGCATAGGATTTCGTTGGTGTCCATTTGCGAGAGACCGCGAACGACGGCTTTGAATGGTTTCTCCGCTGCCACATCGTGGGTGAAGAATTCTGCACCAGACTTGGAGAGGTACGTTTTCGCCTTGCTGAATTCCTGATCCGACTTGACGATGAGCTTAATGCCCATCCCGGTGAGCTGGAACTCGGCTCGGACGTTGATTGCTTGCATCACTTTCTTCAGCTTCTCGAGCGGAAGAGATTTCACCACCAACGGGGGCAGCTTCTTCTTCATCGGGGGAGAATTCGCCTTCATTGTACCACTGACGATCGCTCTCGCTTCGACCTGGGAACGAGGAACTCGCTCGCTCGGGGTGGCCGAAGTGTGGATGGAGCACTGGTCATCGTCGCGGTCGCTGATGTCATCCAACAGCGCGTACATGTTCGACTGGCTGGCATTCAGCTCGCGGCCAAAGTCGACTCCGCTGGAGGCACTGGATCGCTTGTCTTTCTTCGACAAGGGGCTGGATTGGGATTTATTGGGTGAGAGgctcttcttcttcctcttgcCACCCATTGCACTCGCGATAACTTTTCGAACTTACGAGGGTCAAAAAACCAGGCAGTCCTCTTTTATATGCTCATATCGATGCAGGCAACCAATCGGAAGCCACGGAAGAATAGAAAAAGCAAGAGAGGAAAGAAGAACTCAACCCTCGAGTGGGTATAAAAGTGGCCGCTAGTGTTTGGCGCAGCCATCAGTTCCAGTACTACCGTCGTCGAACACAGAACCAAATTCATCCAAAATGACCGGCCGTGGCAAGGGAGGCAAAGGACTCGGAAAAGGAGGCGCCaagcgtcatcgcaaggttttgcgtgaTAACATCCAGGGTATCACCAAGCCCGCAATCCATCGTCTGGCTCGTCGTGGAGGAGTCAAGCGTATCTCCGGACTTATCTACGAGGAAACTCGTGGTGTGTTGAAGGTGTTCCTGGAAAACGTCATCCGTGATGCCGTTACCTACACTGAACACGCCAAGCGTAAAACCGTTACCGCTATGGATGTTGTCTACGCTCTGAAGCGTCAGGGACGCACCCTGTACGGTTTCGGAGGTTAAATCGCATTCCAAAGTTTCGCTCttcaaacggcccttttcagggccaccaaacacACTCATCAAGGAGTTGATATGACAAATGTTCACACACTAAAAGCAAGGGTAATCTAATGGGACAAGCACTACACGCTTTTGCAGTCCGGCGGTGGCGTGGCTTGGGGAGAAAATTCTCGTCTCCGATTGGAAGACACCATAAAATGCCAATATATATACATACATAGTCTATTCTAGTCAGCACTGTCATTTCCCGGGGTGGCACTACTGTTGTTACTTACTTGTTGTACTTCGGtcggttcgaaaacaacaaccgcTATGATGCCACGCCGGTGAAATCCAGTGCGTGCATCTTTCCATACCAATCTCACGTGCATGCATCTCAACTCCGGACTTCAGTGTCAGGTACGGAACGCTCGTCGTACCACTCCCTATTACCTATTACCACTCATCAAATTCCATTAGGATTGCGTTAGGAACTTCTTAGTTTGCCTCGCTCGGTTCCACAATGCGATGGACGAACAAATATTTCATCATGTTCCACACTGTACCTTATGAGAAATGTCCCGCTCACTGGATGCGGTTgcaatcaatatttacaagcaCTGGAATTGTGTTCGCGCACCCGAAACGAAACGAAGGGAAAACGAATCACCGAACCGGGTGagagacgggaatttgaatccaccgacgggaaaaaccgggaatttgagaaggtcaccgggaaaatcgttttgaacgaacatttcCAAGCTTCGAATCTACAAACCACAACAAGCATTTATGACTTTGAACAAATCAGTTTGTATTGTATGTAATGTATTGAAAGTGGATGATGAAATgtctaccgtaaaatggggtgttttcaagcaacttctagtatgtcaataattaaacaaaggacagccctactacagtaaggacccgattttgtcagcccctcgatgaattttaggctgaccaaatcgggtcattttattttgttcccgtttttcaaatttcgacatggttacatggacttttaaagagggtacgtggtaaaacatgacgataccaattttttgacaaatctgaaattggctgacaaaatcgggtcagtactggaTTCTCTCGTCGCGTGCCAAACACAATTATGAGGatcctatggcagatttctgagataatcatgaaaatgtgtgatttttgacgtaacTGCAAAACAGGGTTGTAAAGGAATTTGACTTTCGCAAATGAAAccatattttgccaacaacaaaacataatctttttgatcaataactttgatgctttcattcattttcataagttatgctcaacctcaatcagataatacatcaatattatcgaacttggaactcctgcaaacgcaaaccgttttcttttaactgctaaatctttcatagttattaatcTGGAAACTGTCAATACTtcgtaaaattgtcttgaattgtttttgatacttaaatgcaacaggatcataacctatataccgttaagtcaccagtcaccgtgcggcctccattcaccgtgcacatatacaaattcctacagaatattcatacaattttcacaaatcattctttggtcagcaaaataagataaaactgatgaaacgaagtagtttttgccacaaataattttgaaaaacctagtttatgtagacaaaatcatgtgaattctgtttgataacgaGATATTGCAAcaatcttagtagaaacgccaaaaaatcacattttttattttaacgatagagtatgaaatttttcaaaatttcaacaagttttcactgtggatattattagtaagatgtatttcatcgtatgagcaatgagatttaatgcaaattagaatttttattgtgtttcagtcgaaacccaaatgcacggtgaatggatccttttcaatatatatggatcCTATTACCGTgtatagtgtaaaaggcatggaATTATGcgataata
It contains:
- the LOC110677874 gene encoding histone H4-like, producing MTGRGKGGKGLGKGGAKRHRKVLRDNIQGITKPAIHRLARRGGVKRISGLIYEETRGVLKVFLENVIRDAVTYTEHAKRKTVTAMDVVYALKRQGRTLYGFGG